One genomic region from Rhizomicrobium palustre encodes:
- the coaBC gene encoding bifunctional phosphopantothenoylcysteine decarboxylase/phosphopantothenate--cysteine ligase CoaBC: protein MSKSILLIIGGGIAAYKSLDLIRRAKEREISTTAIITKAGTEFVTPLSVAALSGNKVYTDQFSLMDETEMGHIQLSRAADLIVVAPATANLMARAANGLASDLASTALLATDKPVLMAPAMNVRMWQHPATQRNLAQLQADGVHFVGPNEGAMACNEFGPGRMAEPHEILAAIERILSGTGPLTGVKALVTAGPTHEPIDPVRFIANRSSGKQGYAIAKALATAGAKTTLVSGPVDLAPPPGVKLVRVETAADMLAACEAQLPVDVAVMTAAVGDWRPESRATSKLKKTGSGAPSLTLAENPDILATLGKHARRPRLLIGFAAETENVVAYGSDKRTRKAADWILANDVSKGVFGADTNRVHLISEAGVESWPELSKDAVATRLADHIVKALEKAV, encoded by the coding sequence ATGTCCAAGAGCATCCTGCTGATCATAGGCGGCGGAATTGCCGCCTATAAAAGCCTGGACCTGATCCGCCGTGCCAAGGAGCGGGAAATCTCCACGACCGCCATTATTACCAAGGCAGGGACGGAATTCGTTACCCCCTTGAGCGTCGCGGCGTTGAGCGGCAACAAGGTCTACACCGACCAATTCAGCCTCATGGATGAGACTGAAATGGGGCATATCCAGCTTTCCCGGGCTGCGGATCTGATCGTGGTGGCCCCTGCCACCGCCAATCTGATGGCCAGAGCCGCCAACGGGCTCGCCAGCGATCTTGCCTCTACGGCGCTTTTGGCGACTGATAAGCCGGTTCTGATGGCCCCAGCCATGAATGTGCGCATGTGGCAGCACCCGGCCACACAGCGCAATCTCGCCCAACTTCAAGCAGATGGCGTGCATTTCGTAGGCCCCAATGAAGGGGCAATGGCCTGCAACGAGTTCGGGCCCGGCCGGATGGCGGAGCCGCACGAAATCCTCGCCGCGATTGAACGCATTCTCTCAGGCACTGGTCCGCTTACCGGCGTGAAGGCGCTGGTAACGGCGGGGCCGACGCATGAGCCGATCGATCCCGTCCGCTTCATCGCCAACCGCTCGTCGGGCAAGCAAGGCTATGCCATCGCCAAAGCGCTTGCGACGGCGGGCGCCAAGACGACGCTGGTGTCCGGCCCCGTCGACCTTGCCCCGCCACCCGGCGTCAAGCTGGTGAGGGTCGAGACCGCGGCGGACATGCTGGCGGCTTGCGAAGCGCAGCTTCCTGTCGATGTGGCGGTGATGACGGCAGCGGTCGGCGATTGGCGCCCCGAAAGCCGCGCCACCTCCAAGCTCAAGAAAACCGGCAGCGGCGCACCCAGCCTCACGCTTGCTGAAAATCCCGACATTCTGGCCACGCTAGGCAAACACGCGCGACGCCCGCGCTTGTTGATCGGCTTTGCGGCGGAGACCGAAAACGTCGTCGCCTATGGCAGCGACAAGCGCACCCGCAAAGCCGCCGATTGGATTTTGGCCAATGACGTCAGCAAAGGCGTCTTCGGGGCCGATACCAATCGCGTGCACCTCATTTCCGAAGCCGGTGTCGAGAGTTGGCCGGAACTTTCCAAAGACGCGGTGGCCACACGCCTCGCCGATCACATCGTCAAAGCCCTGGAGAAGGCCGTATGA
- the dut gene encoding dUTP diphosphatase: MKLPIQRLSHSEGLPLPHYATEGAAGLDLVAAIDADLVLKPGARALVPTGVAIALPQGFEAQVRPRSGLAVKFGITVLNAPGTIDWDYRGEIKCPIINLGEEPFTITRGMKIAQMVIARYETATLEEVNELPATVRGAGGFGSTGLTTA; this comes from the coding sequence ATGAAACTTCCGATCCAACGTCTTAGCCATAGCGAAGGCCTTCCCCTGCCCCATTACGCGACCGAAGGCGCTGCGGGGCTTGATCTAGTCGCCGCTATCGACGCCGATCTGGTGTTGAAACCCGGCGCGCGTGCCCTGGTGCCGACTGGTGTGGCCATCGCCCTGCCGCAAGGTTTTGAAGCGCAGGTGCGCCCGCGCTCAGGTCTCGCGGTAAAGTTCGGCATCACGGTGCTCAATGCGCCCGGCACCATAGATTGGGATTATCGCGGCGAGATTAAATGCCCGATCATCAATCTTGGCGAAGAGCCCTTCACGATTACCCGCGGCATGAAAATCGCCCAGATGGTGATCGCGCGCTATGAGACCGCAACCCTTGAAGAAGTGAACGAGTTGCCGGCCACGGTACGTGGCGCGGGCGGCTTCGGCTCCACTGGACTAACGACGGCGTAA
- a CDS encoding RrF2 family transcriptional regulator, which produces MLKLSRKTLLALEAVIDIAFNARPEPVQAKEITARQGVPQRYLEQVMQQLVRAGILKGVRGPRGGYRLAKERRRISVGDIVRAAELAEDETNEEVLPRSELGQRIVTPFVQTLQDEVMARLEAITVEDLCQKARAAGVSTEERDTADFTI; this is translated from the coding sequence ATGCTAAAACTTTCCCGCAAAACCCTTCTGGCGCTCGAGGCGGTGATCGACATCGCCTTCAATGCCCGCCCTGAGCCGGTACAGGCCAAGGAAATCACTGCCCGCCAAGGCGTGCCGCAGCGTTACCTGGAACAGGTGATGCAGCAGCTTGTCCGCGCAGGCATCCTCAAAGGCGTGCGCGGCCCGCGCGGCGGCTATCGCCTTGCCAAGGAGCGCCGCCGTATTTCTGTCGGCGACATTGTGCGTGCGGCGGAACTCGCCGAAGACGAGACCAATGAGGAGGTGTTGCCGCGTTCAGAGCTCGGCCAGCGCATCGTGACGCCTTTTGTCCAAACACTGCAAGACGAGGTCATGGCACGGCTGGAGGCCATAACCGTTGAAGATTTATGCCAGAAGGCACGCGCCGCGGGCGTCAGCACCGAAGAACGCGATACCGCCGATTTCACCATCTAA
- the cysK gene encoding cysteine synthase A has protein sequence MSDKKPGRGRIYNSITETIGDTPLVRLSRLTKEAGVKADILLKLEFFNPLASVKDRIGVSMIEALERQGKIVAGKTVLVEPTSGNTGIALSFVAAAKGYRLILVMPETMSIERRKMLMILGAEVVLTEGAKGMKGAIAKAQEIVAGNPDAIMPQQFENPANPDIHRRTTAEEIWNDTEGKVDAVISGVGTGGTITGVGQVLKAKKPGVKIIAVEPEDSPVLSGGQPGPHKIQGIGAGFVPAILDKSVLDEVVTISNETAFETARKSAKLEGIPVGISSGAALAAALEVGARDDMAGKTIVVIIPSFAERYLSTALFEGLA, from the coding sequence ATGAGCGACAAGAAGCCTGGACGTGGACGTATTTACAATTCGATCACCGAAACCATCGGCGACACCCCGCTGGTGCGGCTCTCGCGCCTGACCAAGGAAGCGGGCGTGAAGGCGGACATTCTGCTCAAGCTCGAATTCTTCAACCCCCTCGCCTCGGTCAAGGATCGCATCGGCGTCTCCATGATCGAAGCCTTGGAACGCCAGGGCAAGATCGTGGCCGGTAAGACCGTGCTGGTGGAACCGACCAGCGGCAACACCGGCATCGCGCTCAGCTTCGTCGCCGCCGCCAAGGGCTATCGCCTGATCCTGGTGATGCCGGAAACGATGTCGATCGAGCGCCGCAAGATGCTGATGATCCTCGGCGCGGAAGTGGTGCTGACCGAAGGCGCCAAAGGCATGAAGGGCGCCATCGCCAAAGCGCAGGAAATCGTCGCCGGAAATCCCGACGCGATCATGCCGCAGCAATTTGAGAACCCCGCCAATCCCGATATCCATCGCCGCACCACGGCGGAGGAAATCTGGAACGACACCGAAGGCAAGGTTGATGCGGTGATCTCGGGCGTCGGCACCGGCGGCACCATCACCGGCGTCGGCCAAGTTTTGAAGGCCAAGAAGCCAGGCGTGAAGATCATCGCGGTCGAGCCGGAAGATTCACCGGTGCTGTCGGGTGGCCAGCCTGGCCCGCATAAGATTCAGGGGATCGGCGCGGGCTTTGTGCCGGCGATCCTGGACAAATCCGTGCTGGATGAGGTTGTCACGATCTCGAATGAGACCGCCTTCGAAACGGCGCGCAAATCCGCCAAGCTGGAAGGCATCCCAGTCGGCATCTCCTCCGGCGCGGCGCTCGCGGCGGCCCTCGAAGTCGGCGCCCGTGATGACATGGCGGGCAAGACCATCGTGGTGATCATCCCCTCCTTCGCCGAACGCTATCTTTCCACCGCGCTGTTCGAAGGCCTCGCTTAA
- a CDS encoding PAS domain-containing protein — protein MDRISAWVESGLTTNDFQVVDQLTHPSGEIALRFWRERPADGLRMGRDVPSRAIAPLLSRVIVYEPIDGGEDFRVHLAGSGTVRRFGRDITGERFSRLFAPEDVQIRRQILHDVTVNGEPRMMHVRHSAGSVEVLRLELLQIPVIAPNGVDRWALTFSFYF, from the coding sequence ATGGACCGGATTTCTGCTTGGGTCGAAAGTGGATTGACGACCAATGATTTCCAGGTCGTCGATCAGCTTACACATCCTAGCGGTGAAATCGCGTTGCGCTTCTGGCGCGAGCGTCCTGCTGACGGTTTGCGGATGGGGCGCGATGTGCCTTCACGGGCGATCGCCCCACTTTTGAGCCGGGTGATTGTCTATGAACCGATCGATGGCGGCGAGGATTTCAGGGTGCATTTGGCCGGAAGCGGCACGGTGCGCCGCTTTGGGCGCGATATCACCGGCGAACGTTTCTCGCGCTTATTTGCGCCTGAGGACGTTCAAATACGCCGCCAGATTCTGCACGACGTGACTGTCAATGGTGAGCCGCGCATGATGCATGTGCGCCATAGCGCGGGCAGTGTGGAAGTGTTGCGTCTCGAACTGCTTCAGATCCCGGTGATCGCGCCCAACGGCGTGGACCGCTGGGCGCTCACCTTCTCGTTCTACTTTTAG